CGGCCCGCCGGGTGGTGCCCGCGATGATCCGTGACGCCCACGCCGCGCTTGTCGACGCCGGCCGGTGGTCCGACGGTGAGGTGGTCCGGCTCGGGCTCGGCGTGGCCCGGCCCTACCTGGTCACCAACCCCACCCACGTGCAGCAGGTGCTGCAGGAACGGGCGGCCAACTACCCCCGGGGCGACGACACCGCGCTCTGGCGATCGGTGCGCCGGCTGGTCGGCGACGGCATCCTCGCCGAGGGCGACTCCTGGGCGGCCAGCCGCCGGGTGCTGGCACCGCTGTTCCGGCCGGCCCGGATCACCGCGATGGTCGCGCCGATGGCCGACGCCGTGGCCGAGGCGGTCGCCGAGCTCGACGGTCCCGCGGCCGCCGCCACCCCGGTCGACATCGGCGCCGAGCTGTCCCGCATCGTCTGCGCCGCCATCATGCGGGCCTTCTTCGCCGACCGGATCTCGGTGGCCGAGGCGATGCGGATCACCGACGCCCAGGAGACGATCGTCACCTCGATGGCCCCCCGCATCCTCGCGCCGTTCGTGCCGTGGTGGGTCCGGATGCCCGGGGACCGCCGCTTCCACGCCGCCGTGCGGTCCATCGACGACATCCTGCTGCCGGTGCTGCGCCGGGCCCGGCAGCACCCCTGCGACGGCGACGACGTGCTCTCCGTGCTGGTCCGGGCCCGCACCCCGGACGGCGCCCCGCTCAGCGACCAGCGGATGCGTGACGATCTGGTGTCCATGATGGCGGTCACCACCGAGACCAGTCAGACGGTGCTGACCTGGCTGTTTCCCGTGTTGGCCAACAATCCCGAGGTGGCCGCGCGGCTGCTCGACGAGATCGACCAGGTGGTCGGCACCGGTCCGGTCCGGGCCGAGCAGCTACCGGAGCTGCGCTACACCCGCATGGTGATGGACGAGCTGATCCGGCTCTACCCGGCGGGTTGGATCGTGCCCCGTCGGGCGGCGGCCGACGACGTGCTGGGTGGGGTACGCATCGAGCGGGGGGCGACCATGCTCGTCTCGCCGTACGCCACCGGGCGGATGCCGCTGTTCTGGGGGCCCCGGGCGGAGGTCTTCGACCCGGACCGGTTCGCTCCCGGCCGGGCCGCCGCCGAGGGGCGGCACCGCAACGCGCACTACCCGTTCGGGCTCGGCATGCACCGCTGCCTCGGTGAGCACCTGTTCCACCTGGAGGCCGCGCTGATCGTGGCGACCCTGTTGAGCCGGTTCAGCTTCACCCCGACCGACCCGACCATCCCCGGCACCCGGGTCGCCGCCTCACTGCGTCCCAGCCGACCCGTGCTGCTGCGGCTGAGCCGTCGGCAGCGTACCCAGGAGGTTGTCTGATGCCCGCGACCGTGGACGCCGAGCTCGACTCGGCCGCGGAGCACGGCCGGATCTGTGCCCTGGCCTCCCGTGGGCAGCGCGACCTGCAGCAGGTCGTCGCCGCCCACCCCGGCCTCTTCCCGGACCCGCCGGTCGACCCGGCGATGCTCGGCGCGTTGGCCATGTCGACGGCGTTC
Above is a window of Micromonospora yangpuensis DNA encoding:
- a CDS encoding cytochrome P450, with translation MIRDAHAALVDAGRWSDGEVVRLGLGVARPYLVTNPTHVQQVLQERAANYPRGDDTALWRSVRRLVGDGILAEGDSWAASRRVLAPLFRPARITAMVAPMADAVAEAVAELDGPAAAATPVDIGAELSRIVCAAIMRAFFADRISVAEAMRITDAQETIVTSMAPRILAPFVPWWVRMPGDRRFHAAVRSIDDILLPVLRRARQHPCDGDDVLSVLVRARTPDGAPLSDQRMRDDLVSMMAVTTETSQTVLTWLFPVLANNPEVAARLLDEIDQVVGTGPVRAEQLPELRYTRMVMDELIRLYPAGWIVPRRAAADDVLGGVRIERGATMLVSPYATGRMPLFWGPRAEVFDPDRFAPGRAAAEGRHRNAHYPFGLGMHRCLGEHLFHLEAALIVATLLSRFSFTPTDPTIPGTRVAASLRPSRPVLLRLSRRQRTQEVV